Proteins encoded within one genomic window of Bombus vancouverensis nearcticus chromosome 4, iyBomVanc1_principal, whole genome shotgun sequence:
- the LOC117161449 gene encoding sodium/potassium-transporting ATPase subunit alpha yields the protein MFHAANKVLKKSPSQISKKKLTDEEIRELQQELTTQDHMIPLEQLCKKLNTNVVTGLTKEEATKVFLEVGPNALTPPKVIPEYIKFIKCMFHGFAGLLWVCSLLCYILYGISMATEGEGGGTEWLGLIIMLICLFSGFCSYIQESKNIKVMESFQKMVPTFAMVIREGVKMRIPAEDIVPGDLVEIKTGDKIPGDIRIIECQGLQVENSSITGESEPVPRTDYPTDENPLESSNVAFFSSFAVDGTGVGIVMTTGDQTMIGRLAGLTTYLEKSETPIAKEIKHFVQIIITIAVLFGVLFFGLSLLLTPNIVKASTYLLGIIIANVPEVLLVTVTTSLTLTAQKMANKNCLVKNLEAVETLGSTSIICSDKTGTLTQNRMTVSNLWVGFTRYNCPPDQMLGIEKTLLMEKPAFQVILKNATLCLRAEFTTESVLLKPIEERNVIGDASETGILKFCEHIHPTEPFRDMYPKVAEIPFSSINKYHMSIHRDNNGYIIILKGAPEVILEKCTHILTTEGETKEMTPLDHSTCRQACEELGYLGERVLAYCDLHLPSYTYGLNYEFNTDSPSSYNFPNEGYRFVGLISLLDPPRPAVPEAVRKCRTAGIKVIMVTGDHPVTAMAIAKKVGIISEEHETSYERKLIQSKSYSQITNSDEHATIITGCELRNMDTIELDDLIKKYQEIVFARTSPQQKLYIVESCQRLGEIVAVTGDGVNDSPALRKADIGVAMGITGSDVAKNAADMILMDDNFASIVTGIEEGRLIFDNLKKSIVYTLTSSVPEMLPMLSSILFVIPLPFILEMILCIDIGTDLLPAIALAYEKAESDIMYRPPRNPQYDQLVNKRLISVAYGQIGMTQSLAAFYTFFLILMLNGFLPDRLVGLRLDWENKSINDLQDSYGQTWTYDTRMDLLNEARTGYFLTIVITQLIDLIMCKTRVNSILQQGMDNWFLNFAFIFEIILTGILLYVPGTEKIFKTMPLSSYWYWPCLPLGAFLWIYDELRRLCIRKIPGGIIEQETYY from the exons aTGTTCCATGCAGCAAATAAGGTTCTAAAAAAATCACCCAGTCAAATCAGTAAGAAGAAACTTACTGATGAAGAAATTAGGGAACTTCAACAGGAATTGACAACACAAGATCATATGATTCCTTTGGAACAGTTATGTAAGAAATTAAATACCAATGTAGTTACTGGTCTAACTAAAGAAGAGGCAACCAAAGTTTTTCTTGAAGTGGGTCCAAATGCTTTGACACCACCAAAAGTAATTCCGGAATATATCAAATTTATAAAGTGTATGTTTCATGGATTCGCTGGTTTGTTGTGGGTCTGTTCATTATTATGCTATATTTTGTATGGAATTAGCATGGCGACAGAAGGTGAGGGTGGTGGCACAGAATGGTTAGGACTTATTATTATGCTAATCTGCCTATTTTCTGGTTTTTGCTCGTATATACAAGAGAGCAAAAATATAAAG GTGATGGAATCTTTTCAAAAAATGGTACCAACTTTTGCTATGGTAATACGGGAAGGTGTTAAAATGCGGATTCCAGCTGAAGACATAGTCCCAGGCGATTTAGTGGAAATTAAAACTGGCGATAAAATACCAGGCGATATCAGGATTATCGAATGTCAAGGACTTCAAGTTGAAAATTCGAGTATCACTGGTGAAAGCGAACCAGTACCTCGTACAGACTATCCTACCGACGAGAATCCCTTAGAATCCTCTAATGTTgccttcttttcctcttttgctGTGGATGGCACTGGTGTTGGAATTGTAATGACTACTGGTGACCAAACAATGATAGGTCGTCTTGCTGGACTTACAACATACCTTGAAAAATCCGAAACTCCCATAGCCAAAGAGATCAAACATTTTGTTCAAATAATCATCACTATTGCTGTATTATTTGGGGTATTATTCTTTGGCTTATCATTGTTACTTACTCCCAACATAGTGAAAGCATCCACTTATTTACTTGGCATCATCATAGCCAACGTGCCAGAAGTTTTATTGGTAACTGTTACTACAAGTTTGACATTAACAGCCCAGAAAATGGCTAACAAGAATTGTTTGGTTAAGAATTTAGAAGCAGTGGAAACATTGGGATCCACATCGATTATATGTTCAGATAAGACAGGCACTCTTACACAAAACAGGATGACTGTGTCCAATTTATGGGTTGGCTTCACCAGATATAATTGTCCCCCTGATCAGATGTTAGGTATTGAGAAAACTTTACTAATGGAGAAACCAGCTTTCCAAGTGATACTCAAGAATGCTACGCTTTGTTTACGGGCAGAATTCACCACTGAATCTGTCTTACTGAAACCAATCGAGGAACGAAATGTGATTGGTGATGCTTCTGAAACAGGTATCCTCAAATTCTGCGAGCACATCCACCCAACGGAGCCATTCCGAGATATGTATCCAAAAGTTGCAGAAATTCCTTTTAGCTCTATAAATAAGTATCACATGTCGATACACAGAGACAACAATGGATATATTATAATCCTGAAAGGTGCTCCAGAGGTGATCTTGGAGAAGTGCACTCACATACTGACTACGGAAGGAGAAACAAAAGAAATGACACCATTAGACCACTCAACATGTCGACAAGCTTGTGAAGAATTAGGCTACCTGGGTGAACGTGTGTTAGCATACTGTGATCTTCATCTGCCCAGTTATACTTATGGTCTAAACTATGAGTTTAACACTGATTCTCCAAGTTCATACAATTTTCCTAATGAAGGTTACAGATTCGTTGGATTAATAAGTCTCTTAGATCCACCAAGACCAGCTGTTCCTGAAGCTGTGAGAAAATGTCGCACAGCTGGTATCAAAGTGATCATGGTAACGGGCGACCATCCGGTAACTGCAATGGCTATAGCGAAGAAGGTCGGTATAATAAGTGAAGAACACGAAACTAGTTACGAGCGTAAGTTAATACAGAGCAAATCGTATTCTCAAATAACCAATTCTGACGAACACGCGACTATCATTACCGGTTGCGAATTACGGAATATGGACACTATAGAATTAGATGACCTTATAAAGAAGTACCAAGAGATCGTTTTCGCAAGAACATCTCCGCAACAAAAACTATATATTGTGGAAAGTTGCCAGCGATTGGGTGAAATTGTCGCAGTGACTGGCGATGGCGTAAATGATTCACCAGCATTAAGAAAAGCAGATATTGGCGTGGCTATGGGTATTACTGGTTCTGACGTAGCGAAAAATGCAGCCGATATGATCCTGATGGACGATAACTTTGCATCGATTGTGACTGGTATCGAAGAAGGTAGATTGATATTTGACAATCTTAAGAAATCCATTGTTTATACTTTGACGTCTAGTGTGCCTGAAATGTTGCCAATGTTGAGCAGTATTCTATTCGTCATTCCTTTACCCTTTATTCTTGAGATGATCCTCTGCATAGATATAGGAACGGATTTACTTCCTGCTATAGCATTAGCATATGAAAAAGCCGAATCCGATATCATGTATCGGCCACCGAGGAATCCTCAATATGATCAACTTGTAAACAAACGTTTAATATCTGTAGCCTATGGTCAGATTGGAATGACTCAATCTTTAGCTGCATTTTACACTTTTTTCTTAATTCTTATGTTAAATGGATTTTTACCTGATCGTTTGGTAGGATTAAGATTAGATTGGGAAAATAAGTCAATTAACGACTTGCAAGATTCTTATGGTCAAACTTGGACCTATGATACTAGAATGGATTTATTAAATGAAGCTCGTACCGGATATTTCTTAACTATCGTTATAACACAACTTATAGATTTGATAATGTGTAAAACGAGAGTTAACTCGATTCTACAGCAAGGAATGGATAATTGGTTTTTAAATTTTGCCTTTATTTTCGAAATTATCTTAACTGGTATATTGCTATATGTGCCAGGAACTGAGAAGATATTTAAAACCATGCCATTGAGTTCTTATTGGTACTGGCCATGTCTACCACTTGGTGCATTTCTTTGGATATATGACGAATTAAGAAGACTATGTATTCGGAAGATTCCTGGTGGAATTATAGAACAGGAAACTTACTACTGA